TAAGCAAGATAACCAACTAAGATAATTGTAACATCATCCCAATGACCAAAAAAGTTAACAACAATAATCATATTAAAACACATAAGAAATTTAAACAATACTTTAAGAATCAAATATCTTAATGTAAGAGTCGATTTAGTTTATTCTCATATCATCAACTGTCGACattttgtgaaaaaaagaaaacacttaaCTCTTTACTTCGAGAGTTAAGTGTTTTCTTTGTTTAGCGAGCATTTTACTCGGTCAACGACCTAAATCCTAAGAGTTTGATTTACAAGACTCACTCAAGAGTTTTGGTTTGCTCAAAGAGTAAAGTAACTTGAGCTctttagattttcaaaattcaattttctttttctttgaatGACGGGCTAGTCCGTCTAACGAAACTacataatttcaaatatttcgCACATATATACTGAATCATCAAATTAGTTTAATatcttcttaaaaaatattttaaatgaaataaaaaataaatccttttatctcttagaaaatattttaaataaaaataaaatattttaaattcataaaccattttatctattttcataattttttaaagtaaataattaataaactattttatcttttatcataatcttttaaataaaataaataattaataaatttattaaattaaataattaataaatttattaaattaaataattgataaaccactatagaaatatatttcttaattatattaaatatttttcttctcaagctaacttataaaataatcaaataaattagtaattaatttattgatttgatCAAATATcctattaaaaatttcaattaatcaattaattctTATAATATGTATAGGAATGTTGTgatatgatatttaaaaaaaaattgtgatacAAAATTTATGGTTTGAATTTTTATGGgaataatttaaaacaactttatatatatacattttgactttttattaaaatttaaaaacattaaaaaaatacaacatttatgtaaaaaaaaaatgtgagtttTGTATATAGAGGTAAACCGATACAAAATTTTGAACCTTTTCATATGGAATTGATTCTAACTTTTTGTTCTTCCTTGCTTGTAAGTTATAAGTTAATATTTTCCATTATTACTATTGAATTTCAACAATAAGTTTGAAGTTATTATATTGGTTTAATTAAAAGTTCATTATAATCAAATCATTGGtgaaaaaatcacaaaacattATAAATGAATATCTATATCTCCTTCAAATGAAAAGAATAGAGATAATATAGGACTACTTGATGGTTTTACCATTTACTATTTGTATATTTCACTAAAAAGTAACttgaaatttatcaaaatattgtattgaattttgtatatttttaacacgaaattatctttttataaattgagaaaaaaaatctaagttAAATACTaccaaatattattgttttccttacaaaaaataccaaaatcatatttatatgtAAATCAAATTTGAGAAAGTAGTAAATAATTAGTATTTATATttccttaaaataaaagaaatcataaaagtCATTAATAGTCAACAACTTTGAATAGCACctaatttgtgtttgatgatacactttgattatttatttatccttttatcatttatttttttaatctctaaaaACAATCCACTATGCATCTATTTAAAATTCAACTCAAGCTATCCTAAGTTAAATATTAACCATGGTTAATGAAACCAcaccaaataaaataatataaaaagatagttttacatgattcttctcTCTATAAAAAAACCTTCATTCTATGAAAAAGTAAAACTCTCcaaattcttctttcttctccttctctctccaCATATCCTTCCTCCAAcgtattttctttttgaaaaaaaaaaggagagaaaagagtgaaaaagagatttagagaaaagaaaagaaaatgcaatAGCATTGGGATTTGGCAAATTAAGGGACAAGTTGGTGGTGCTAAACCACAAGTGAGGTCACATTAGGTTGGTTGTGGAAGCATTCtctcaagtttttctttataGACACTGGTATGTctgtctttctttctttttcactttcaatgaaaactctttatttttatctatttttacttCCTATCAAAAATTAAGAATCCTCCGTTTCACAAATAATTTTTGCCCTGAAATTTCTGAAAAcccttttgttattttaattttccgAAGCTATTTTCATTTACAGATTTTCATAAACCCTCATGGATTTTGAAGAAGAGGGTCTGCATCTGTTCAAAACTTGAACTTTGGCCCCTCCTTCATTCTTCCAAAATAACACTATCTCCAATTTATATAGACTTTTAGCTTCATAAACAAAGCGCGGGACTCCGAAAATTTTCTGTCCCTTCCTCTCCCCCTTTCTCTGACGATGTAGATAGAGAAAGCACGTAGTTTCCTTCGGTACCCTTTTTCAGTTCTCAGCCTTGAAGGCTTGTATACCTAGGtttccttctttatttttttttttgggttggCGGTGGGGGAATAAAAATGAAGCCTTTACATGatcatttgttttgtttttataactTGAATGTGATAACCATAGCAGGATGGTGTGGTTTGTTGATGGGGTTTTCTTTGATCTAGCTAAATCCCCCTTAATTAGTTTGAAGTTGAAGCTGATAATGCAAATGTGTTTGTAGGTTTATCTGATAAGGGTGCATGCTGTTTTGATCAATTCCTTGGTTGGTTGTTTCTGAAACAGATCCGTGTCTACAATGATGGGTAACGGGGAGTCTTTGGATTTGTATAAACTTTTCATGGTGGTGAAGAAGAAAGGTGGTTATGATGCTGTTTGTAAGAATAGGCTGTGGGATTTGGTGGGGGAAGAGTATGGATTGGGTGTGAAGGTTGGTTCCGATGTGGAACATGTTTACAGCAAACACTTAAGTGCTCTAGAGACATGTTTGAAGAATGTTGCTGGTGGCAAGTTTGCTGAATATGGTTTAGAGGGTGATAGAGTTAAGTTTCAGAAGCATTTGATGGAGGCACACACTGAATCCATGTTGGACGATTCTGGTGAGGAGGAGGTAGGAGATGAACATGAGAGGAGGGATTGTGGCTGTCCGGATGGTAGGAAGCTCAGTGGTAGTAATAGAGTCAAGTGTGTGAAACCAGAGTCCAATGGGGCTGAACAGGAGAGTGCTTATAAGTATATAGATaggagtaagtcatgtggtAGTAATAGTGTGAAAGACAAGAATACAAATTCTAATGGGAATGAATATGATAATGTATGTGACTATCTAGAGGGGAGGAAGTTGTGTGGTACTAATAGGATGAACGGGGTGAATCCAGATTTCAATGAGGCCAAGAAAGTTAGAAGGCCGGAACTTGTTGATTTGGACATGCTGGAGGACCACGACAAGGGTGAGCCTATTGTAGTAAAATTTTGCGGATTTAATACTGAAATGGATACACCAGAAGAGTTTGATGAGAGCAAATTATTAACTGTGGATGCATCCGATGCAGAAAGTGACATGCTTAGATTGTCAGATGGAagcaaaaacaacaataaagatgatgatgacgaaAGTGATGAAGTCTTGATATTGGATCCATCTAGTGTTGACCAAAAGAAATTTGGTCACAAGAGGAAGAGAGAGTCTGTGTCAGAAATGCTAATTTGGATTAACAGCATTGCTAAAAATCCTTGTGATCCTGCAGTTGGTTCGGTTCCTGAAAAGTCTAAGTGGAAGTCTTGCAGTAGTCAAGAGATCTGGAAGCAGGCTTTGTTGTTTCGAGAAGCAGTCTTTCTAAAGAAAGATTTTGAGACAGCCAGTGAACAACTTAGTTGGCAGGTAATATGAAACTACCATGTTCTCTTTGTTTGTCATGCAGATCATTAATGAATTATGAAATATAGTACCGAGTTCTATGCCATTGTTTTTTGTTGAGACCATACGTCAAGGAAAtaaatctttataattttttgataaatttatttccccgattatttaattaaatagatGCCTCTATGTATTTTTTCTGTTTGGTAACTATTGTCAATATTTTCTGGTTTAGGCCCTTTTGCTATTGgcattataattattatatttatatgcgTAATCATGGATGCTGTTCTTCTACATTATTTTCTCTATAATTTACTgatgtatttgttttttcataatTACTATATACACACAACTCAAATTTAGGCTTCAGAAATCCATATTTTGGGGTTTCTTTTAGGTAAAAATATACTTCAAAAGCTTACATCTATTTGACATCTATTCCTTCACTCACTATAGGACtgtttttttcattctttcatttttctttaggCTTCCTCCACCCATTGTTGTATTTCACATTCTGCTAATTTGTAATCTAATTTGTTGTGctctttttctattaattttaccatcatattttttttacaacttcaTTACTATATTGTTGTTGCTTATAGATTGATGGTCAGTTTGTAAACTATGACTTATTATTATCATGAATATGTATAGTTttcagtttttgttttattttttaagtatttatgtgtatttttgcagtataaattatttagttagtattatagtttttaaaatagcGGTCATCTTACTATACTGTTTTCAAAGTTAGTGACTACCTTTTGCTATCTGTGATTGATAATTATGATATAAGacaagaataatttaaattcatattgaTATCATTTACCGGACACTTATGCTTCATCAAAATTAATGTCTCATAGTTTTCTTGCCCATACATTAAGAAGAACAAGTTACttcagaaaatttaaaatttctatttttatcttattacaAATTTACTAGATTTGACAATATCTTATTTATGCTGAGAATTCATTAGTATCTTACTTCATAATTCTAATtcttcaacttttaaatttatctcGAAGCAATTCAATCTTTTGACttctttttaaatctttgtTATTGAAAGAACTTATTATTGTTGATATCTTATTGCTTAgttcaaactttaatttttatattttagtgtaataaattatttatttataaggtAAAAAGCGTTTGCTGGCATTATGTTAATTGTCTGCAAAATCTTCAGTTAAATTATTCTCTTTATTTCAATCAAGATTATACAAATATTGATAATCAATTTAAATCTTTTGCTAGGCTGCttaaatttagtttcatttAAGTTTCTTTCTCTCTTGTGCGTGGGTCTATGTTGTTTTGTGTCCcatattttttacattagaTGGTTTAGAGTGTAGTGTTGTGTTTTGTGTCCATGTTTctattgaaaattgaaaagagaacACTGGTGtcaaattaaaaccaaaatgtTATGCCATTTTGTAGAGTCAGAAAATGCATCCTTCCATGTACGATGATCGCATTGAGGCATTGTACAATTTTAGAAAGAGGTTGAAGTGTGAAGAGAAGTCTTTATTGGGAAAATCTACATCCGATGGAGTCTCCTCGACTTCatcgaaaacaaaaacaaaagctCGTGGACATTTGGAGAGAACCTCAAGTTCTCGATCTGAAGATGTTGTCGATAAGAAGTTACTTGACTCCTGTAGTCTTGATAAATATGCCCGGGTGCACATCCCTGTGGGGCCAAATCATCAAGCTGAAGTGCCAGAATGGACTGGCACAACTTTTGAAAGTGATTCTAAGTGGTTGGGGACCCAAATATGGCCTccaaaatttgtaaattcaaaATGGTGTCTTATTGAAAGGGACCCTATTGGAAAAGGAAGACAAGATTCATGTGGCTGCCCAGTACAAGGTTCTGTTGAGTGTGTCCGGTTTCATGTTGGTGAGAAAAGGTCTAAAGTTAAGATAGAGCTGGGGGAGGCTTTTTTCCAATGGAGATTAGACATGGTAGGTGAAGAAGTTAGTAGTTCTTGGACAGATGAGGATGAGAAGAAGTTCAGAGAtgtggtgaaatcaaaccctgcTTCACTTGATAAATGTTTTTGGGATCATCTCTTTAAAACATTTCCTAAGAAGAGCAGAGAAGATTTGGTCTGCTACTATTTCAATGTCTTTCTTCTGCAGCAGAGAGCATATCAGAACAGGCATACTCCAGATAACATTGATAGTGATGATGATGAATCAGAGTTCACACCATTGAGGAAAGTGTTTGGACATCAAACACCAAAATCACGCAACCTCACCTTGTTATCACCCAAAAAATCCACTGGCAAAAGGTCAAATGGCAAGTGAATGGTCAGTCACTTCTCAATCTTTATCGAGAATGTGCATTGACAATTTTGTGCGTATTTTGATGCCACAATTTTTAGAATCAATGGGTCTTTCTCTCCTTAGAATTTGGAACCACCATTGATTTTGGAAGTGGAAAATGGAACCTAAAAGATTGGTTCTTTTGTGTAGGATGAATTTAGGACATGAAAGATGTTTTTTGAAGCCTTGCCAACAACTATTAAAAACTGACAGTTGGAGTTGCTTTTAGTTTTACATGCCTCCATTTTGAGACATGTCTTCTATCTGGAGGCTGTAATATGTTACAGCCACAGGTACTCTCTTCCCTCATTTTATTTTCACCAGTTTTTGACAAGGGTTACTTTAAAGTTCAAAGAACAACATCATGAATATATGGGGCTACATTTCATTGCAGAGTTTCATGaagaaatatttgaatttcAGCCTTTCATTCATGCAAATTTCTATCAAAATGTTTCTAGCAGTcatatatatgttgttttgGCTTAATTATATGCAACTTTATTATGTTACATTTGTTTACAGACAATCTATGTGCAAATTCTTTATGTTTTTAGTATTACATTTTCATCAAATTTGGAGATTGCCTTCAGTAATATGccaaataaaagtttatattcaatattattaggCTACTCAATACTAATGGGAATAACAACCAATTTTGGAACTttacatttatcttttttttttattgtcaatGAGTCGTGAGTTCTATCTATGTTTgctaaaatatattgtttgtaCAATTACGTATCAAAATCTTTCTCGTCATGTCAGTTGTACAATTCggaatacaaatttatattttgaattgtacaaTTCGTAAGCTAAATTACCTTTTGAGTTGAACACTCTATAATGTTAATTTACATTAtagataatttatattataggATGTTTAATTCGTGATACTTTTAAGGTTGATAGTGTTCACTAAATGAAATAATTCCAAAAGGGATAacgaaataaataattagaaaacaaaaagaaatgaacTATGTGGAATTGAAGGAAGAATGAAGGGTATACCAAGGGATGGCAATGGGTAGTGTCTACCGGCAACCCGATTCGTCGGATAAAATTGTATCTGTTATCCGATCCGCTACCCGTCGGATAttcgtttaaaaaatatctgcggatattttaaaactcacGGGTACCCGTGGATATctgcaaaatataaaaaaaattatttaatatatttttaaaataaaatttaaataaaattacaaaaaaaaatatataatatgatataaattaaattaaatataaattaaaatttaattttaattaaatttaacctaataaaatataattttattttattttaattaaatttaattaaaatatatataaattattttttttttaattttttgcgggTAACGGGTACTCGCAGgacgggtagtatactaccgGTACTCGACCCGTTTAGAAGTGGGTATTGAAATACTCGCTACCAAATATCTGCGGATAGTTACTACCTGTCGCAGATTTTACCTGCGAATATTCGTGTCCGTGGGTAAAATTGTTATCCCTAGGTGCACCTTGCTTAATAAATTATGGCCATACTTTATTCAATGAAGGGGCTGGAGGTGGAGGTAAaagtgaaagaagaagatgGGGTGGAGATGAAGGAAGAGGAAAGAAGATGAAGGTaaatttgtctttttattttgcttGTGAGGTataggaagaggaagaaaatagaggtggaggaagaaatCTTTGATGTGGAGTTATTATCTTGAAAGTTAGAAGCCTTAATGGAAggttctcaatttttttttaatccttatatttcaaaaatttatttttaaaatttgttgaaatttttgaaaatttttctaTAAGAGATTTAAAAATCtgttaaaaaaagaaatctttcaacagattttaaaatttgtttaaaaaaatcattcaacaaattttgaattattgaaAGATTTGTCcaaaaactttaacaaattttaaaaattattgaaaatttaacatattttaaaatttattgaaagagCTTTTTTAACGGTTTTTAAAATTCGTTGATTTGTTGAAAAGAAATAGAGTATAGCTTTTATGAAATACaagaaatagttttaaaatttaaaaaaaaaaaaattaagaacgTAAAGAGAAATGTGGAGAAGTACATGGAATAttcatatcattttttaaattctatgaattcaacattttcactttttaattttttattattcacattttcattattGTTAAATTTCAGGACAAAATGGGTAGAATCACGTTAAATTAGGATAATTGATGTCTAGCCATCCACCACAAAAAAGAAGCATATTGACAATTTATTATCTcctaaacaatttaaatataaaaagattatattgagtctttttaaatatataaaaatcatattgaataaaaaataattaaaaggaaaCAATTAACTGAAAGTATAAGAAttgaaatacaattaaattttttatacttacAAGTTGtgtgttttgaaaaactgaGTCAGAAAGAGGATTTAAACTTTAAGTAAGTTATGTTTGATATGTCATTTCAATTGACATGTTGAtgtttttaggtttaatatctTTTTTGATCCCTCGAAAAAGAAGGAATGTTCAAATTCGTcctatcttttttaaaaagttaaaaaaggtCCCAATGTAAGGACCGTATATTCTTTGGAAAAGAATTGTGGTGGAGGTGGGCCTCATGTGGGTGGCTACACGTTTCTGGAAGAGGGAGGGGCGGTTATCTAACAGCAGATGGTGCAACTGTAAGTGGTGGGGGCTCCATTCTTTCGGCAGCATCAAAATGGGTAGTGGGTCTTCCCACTTTGGAGTGCTTCAGCCACTAAGGGAGACACCATCATCTCCTTCGTTAATGGACACTGCACCAAGGAGTAGAAGGGAACGGTTGTGGTTCTTCCAGCAGTGGAGGGTccaatttatttgttttcccTTAAAAGTAAGAAGCCATGGATTCATGGGGTGTTGGTTCTGAACTTCGGGAAGAGTAGAATTCTTGCTGCCATATCTCTGAGAGGGGTGTTCGGTGCTGCATCTGGAGGAGCAATAGGCTTGCTGCAAAATCTGGAAAGGGAGAGCTGGCACTGTAGCAGAGGACTGGAACAGCAGAGGGAAGAGGAACACAGTGCAAAGATTGGTTCAAGATTtgctaggaggtcttcaagaggtaaggggagctagatcttttgtttgattgattgtatatgctttgtatgatgcaaatctgggtaaaatctgggaagaaagggttgaatttgatgtttctggaaatctgcaattctgcagaaattctgcagaaccgttcgtccaatttgatttcaaattggacgttcgtcctaaatagctaacgttcgtccaaatggcttgaccaagcgttcggccttaaattcAGTGTTGAGCGTTCGACCTTTGAGCGAgtgtgagtgagcgttcgtccttagttcaATTCTTAGCGTTCGTCGTTGGTTTcatctgtgagcgttcgtccatttgtccaaaccgagcgttcgtccaaaatgatcagcattgagcgttcgtccaaacagtgagtgagcgttcgtccgaatatctgagcgttcgtccaaatagttggcgttcgtccaatagtggagcgttcgtccaaattgttgagcgttcgtccaaaatgtggagcgttcgtccaaaatgtgaagcgttcgtccaaatagtgtgcgttcgtccttaacacattgatttgagcgttcgtccttaaattgagtgagcgttcgtccaatagtgtccagtgaatagtactcgtccaaatagtattttacaaatatgttgaattttaagttcctttgctttcggattgaattatgtgtaccaatgtttggaatattatctgtgacatgaattatgtgaatgtatgagatatgttggaattgttgggataatatggtggtatctgattTTTCATAATTGAGGTTAAGATTCAAAGTAAGagtaagttatgttatttaaatatttcgattgcaatttatgaatgcatgtTCATGTAATCAAGATTGGTTGAAAGggtatggttataagtggtttatgatgtacattgttgatccaaaagaaatatcatgagatttaaaatggtcGGATTGAATCGGAAATTTAGATCTCTCGGTGAGATCAGTTGGTGTAAAGAATGAATGTGGgaagcttagccggttgttcatcctgatgttccgtgagtactcgtcctcacgtagagggggtacgtcatgtgtgggaacggcaggaggtcctagtcctagggtatcgggacagataggactaacctcgggtggcagctgatgagagttccagttactacatcacccgggtgcacgaacatcgaagctacacagaattcatcctagtccggacgagtctgtctatgaagtaacgagtcggtctataaagtaacaagtcggggtataaagtaacaagtattgtagatgtcaatttaccatgcttggatgacttttgcatgttgtatgagtggatggaattatggtttaatgaatatgctctaattgttcttttatacgaatctaagtatgataacattgaatttaactgttctatctgtataacatgtttttatatctagctcacccttgcattgttttgttatgtgctgtttgggtatgtttcgttggcgatgatcatccacttggatgggagcagatgttgtcgtgGAGTTTCCCTTGGAGCCATAGCTGGAGGTTGTTGATATTGCGGAGTAAtcttcttagaatttcttgattaaacacttgtagtgtttaatcctttcaactgtttaagtttaaattttaagtttcttttatttctggatgactgtaataccacatttaattacacgtcaaaattctgactgttctctatatttgaatgttaacgtcc
This sequence is a window from Vigna angularis cultivar LongXiaoDou No.4 chromosome 2, ASM1680809v1, whole genome shotgun sequence. Protein-coding genes within it:
- the LOC108329608 gene encoding AT-rich interactive domain-containing protein 1 isoform X2 encodes the protein MMGNGESLDLYKLFMVVKKKGGYDAVCKNRLWDLVGEEYGLGVKVGSDVEHVYSKHLSALETCLKNVAGGKFAEYGLEGDRVKFQKHLMEAHTESMLDDSGEEEVGDEHERRDCGCPDGRKLSGSNRVKCVKPESNGAEQESAYKYIDRSKSCGSNSVKDKNTNSNGNEYDNVCDYLEGRKLCGTNRMNGVNPDFNEAKKVRRPELVDLDMLEDHDKESDMLRLSDGSKNNNKDDDDESDEVLILDPSSVDQKKFGHKRKRESVSEMLIWINSIAKNPCDPAVGSVPEKSKWKSCSSQEIWKQALLFREAVFLKKDFETASEQLSWQSQKMHPSMYDDRIEALYNFRKRLKCEEKSLLGKSTSDGVSSTSSKTKTKARGHLERTSSSRSEDVVDKKLLDSCSLDKYARVHIPVGPNHQAEVPEWTGTTFESDSKWLGTQIWPPKFVNSKWCLIERDPIGKGRQDSCGCPVQGSVECVRFHVGEKRSKVKIELGEAFFQWRLDMVGEEVSSSWTDEDEKKFRDVVKSNPASLDKCFWDHLFKTFPKKSREDLVCYYFNVFLLQQRAYQNRHTPDNIDSDDDESEFTPLRKVFGHQTPKSRNLTLLSPKKSTGKRSNGK
- the LOC108329608 gene encoding AT-rich interactive domain-containing protein 1 isoform X1, whose amino-acid sequence is MMGNGESLDLYKLFMVVKKKGGYDAVCKNRLWDLVGEEYGLGVKVGSDVEHVYSKHLSALETCLKNVAGGKFAEYGLEGDRVKFQKHLMEAHTESMLDDSGEEEVGDEHERRDCGCPDGRKLSGSNRVKCVKPESNGAEQESAYKYIDRSKSCGSNSVKDKNTNSNGNEYDNVCDYLEGRKLCGTNRMNGVNPDFNEAKKVRRPELVDLDMLEDHDKGEPIVVKFCGFNTEMDTPEEFDESKLLTVDASDAESDMLRLSDGSKNNNKDDDDESDEVLILDPSSVDQKKFGHKRKRESVSEMLIWINSIAKNPCDPAVGSVPEKSKWKSCSSQEIWKQALLFREAVFLKKDFETASEQLSWQSQKMHPSMYDDRIEALYNFRKRLKCEEKSLLGKSTSDGVSSTSSKTKTKARGHLERTSSSRSEDVVDKKLLDSCSLDKYARVHIPVGPNHQAEVPEWTGTTFESDSKWLGTQIWPPKFVNSKWCLIERDPIGKGRQDSCGCPVQGSVECVRFHVGEKRSKVKIELGEAFFQWRLDMVGEEVSSSWTDEDEKKFRDVVKSNPASLDKCFWDHLFKTFPKKSREDLVCYYFNVFLLQQRAYQNRHTPDNIDSDDDESEFTPLRKVFGHQTPKSRNLTLLSPKKSTGKRSNGK